A single window of Sphingobacteriales bacterium DNA harbors:
- a CDS encoding type I polyketide synthase has product MSEIQIQQMQELLKKSLIKIKQLENDLSQKYVDNIPTKEDIAIIGHAFAFPNGIDTLDKLWNLLYEKKDAVSKIPITRFNVDEIFSTDVYANGKTNSPYGTFLNKNVSLFDADFFGIPPREAKSIDPIQRILLQLTYEAFENAGIATQKLKGKNIGVFVAVGLSDYAQARLRSGNLEDIDIYDATGIPFATICGRISYSFDFNGQSIAIDTACSSVLSAIHQAQHALQNREIDMAVIASANLLLTPEIFVALTKMGSVSPTGTTKAFAENADGYIRGEGAAILILKRNQDAIDNQDNIELIIKSSVIKHNGTSNGFTAPNPSVQVATIQEALQQANLTIDDIDYVESHGIGNKTTDAMEVQAIHQAFKNKKDKINVGSVKANIGHLEACTGMPMLFKIMTAMQHQTMPAQINIQELNQDVDWQNVNVNISREHQNWTKQNKIASINLSGYSGTNAHLILQNGIAKNISDAINAPYIFNLSAKTENALVDLAKKYITEKEIWSTHTLTEICYTLNNRNIFDYKLSINAKNIEQIIQALEDFINKKSNPKLFFSSNNINNICFQFAGQGSQYFGMCKKYYQTFDVFKQEFDLCNNVYNKLSNNDLKNIIWEDATNAHQIHETQYTQIAIFTIEYALTKFLMHYGVQPNILIGHSIGEIVAMCVANVFSLEDAINIVYQRATLMQSIQDDAGTMAAVFCNAGTIEQINEDNIIEIAGYNTQNNTTITGTKENIATFMDRLKTQNIKAVPLQVSHAFHSKQMDSIVAKFQEKIQHIQFSKPTIPIISNIDGNVLETIDALYLAQQLRVPVQYI; this is encoded by the coding sequence ATGAGCGAAATACAAATACAACAAATGCAAGAGCTTCTCAAAAAGTCGCTCATCAAAATCAAACAACTCGAAAATGATTTATCACAAAAGTATGTAGATAACATACCAACAAAAGAAGATATTGCAATCATAGGTCATGCTTTTGCATTTCCAAATGGCATTGATACATTAGATAAATTATGGAATTTATTATACGAAAAAAAAGACGCAGTTTCTAAAATACCAATTACAAGATTTAATGTTGATGAAATTTTTTCTACTGATGTATATGCTAATGGAAAAACAAACTCACCATATGGTACTTTTTTAAACAAAAATGTTTCATTGTTTGATGCAGATTTTTTTGGCATTCCACCACGCGAAGCAAAATCTATCGACCCAATTCAAAGAATATTATTACAACTAACTTACGAAGCATTTGAAAATGCTGGTATTGCAACTCAAAAATTAAAAGGAAAAAATATTGGTGTTTTTGTTGCAGTAGGTTTGAGTGATTATGCACAAGCAAGATTAAGAAGTGGCAACTTAGAAGATATTGATATATATGACGCAACAGGAATTCCATTTGCAACAATATGTGGTAGAATTTCTTATTCTTTTGATTTTAATGGACAAAGTATTGCAATAGATACAGCATGTTCATCAGTGTTGAGTGCCATTCATCAAGCACAACATGCATTGCAAAATAGAGAAATAGACATGGCTGTTATTGCATCAGCCAATTTACTATTAACGCCAGAAATATTTGTTGCACTAACAAAAATGGGTTCTGTATCACCAACAGGAACTACAAAAGCATTTGCCGAAAATGCAGATGGATATATTCGTGGCGAAGGTGCAGCTATTCTTATTCTAAAAAGAAACCAAGATGCAATAGATAACCAAGATAACATCGAGTTGATAATTAAATCATCAGTTATCAAACACAATGGTACAAGCAATGGTTTTACAGCACCAAATCCAAGTGTGCAAGTTGCTACAATTCAAGAAGCATTGCAACAAGCAAATCTAACAATTGATGATATTGATTATGTAGAATCACATGGTATTGGCAACAAAACAACTGATGCTATGGAAGTTCAGGCAATTCATCAAGCATTTAAAAATAAAAAAGATAAAATAAATGTTGGTTCTGTGAAAGCCAATATCGGACATTTAGAAGCTTGTACAGGTATGCCTATGTTATTTAAAATAATGACAGCCATGCAACATCAAACTATGCCAGCTCAAATCAATATTCAGGAATTAAATCAAGATGTAGATTGGCAAAATGTAAATGTAAATATCTCAAGAGAACACCAAAATTGGACAAAGCAGAATAAAATTGCATCAATAAATTTATCAGGTTATAGTGGAACAAATGCACATCTAATTCTTCAAAATGGAATAGCTAAAAATATTTCTGATGCTATAAATGCACCATATATTTTTAATCTATCAGCAAAAACAGAAAACGCACTTGTAGACTTAGCAAAAAAATACATTACAGAGAAAGAAATTTGGTCTACACACACACTTACAGAAATTTGCTATACACTCAATAATAGAAATATTTTTGATTATAAACTTTCAATTAATGCCAAGAACATAGAGCAAATCATTCAAGCATTAGAAGATTTTATAAACAAAAAATCAAACCCAAAATTATTTTTTTCAAGTAATAATATAAATAATATATGTTTTCAATTTGCAGGTCAAGGCTCACAGTATTTTGGCATGTGCAAAAAATATTACCAAACATTTGATGTATTTAAACAAGAATTTGATTTGTGTAATAATGTATATAATAAATTATCTAATAATGATTTGAAAAACATTATTTGGGAAGATGCAACAAACGCACATCAAATTCATGAAACACAATACACGCAAATTGCAATTTTTACAATAGAATATGCATTGACTAAATTTTTGATGCATTATGGTGTACAACCAAATATCTTAATTGGACATAGCATTGGTGAAATTGTTGCAATGTGTGTGGCTAATGTTTTTTCATTGGAAGATGCAATCAATATCGTGTACCAAAGAGCAACTTTAATGCAATCAATTCAAGATGATGCTGGTACAATGGCAGCAGTTTTTTGCAATGCAGGCACAATTGAGCAAATAAATGAAGATAACATTATTGAAATTGCTGGATACAACACTCAAAATAATACAACCATCACAGGCACAAAAGAAAATATCGCAACTTTTATGGATAGACTTAAAACTCAAAATATAAAAGCCGTGCCATTGCAAGTATCACACGCATTTCATTCAAAACAGATGGATAGCATTGTGGCAAAATTTCAAGAAAAAATCCAACACATACAATTTTCAAAACCTACTATTCCAATTATTTCTAATATTGATGGAAATGTTTTAGAAACTATAGATGCGTTGTACTTAGCACAGCAGTTGCGAGTGCCTGTGCAATACATTTAA
- a CDS encoding acyl carrier protein: protein MYTQRNLDTAVELIQQKIKNHISTITKIPVTKLKIDETFKSLGVDSLMALQLKNKIQSDFNITLNVSSVWSYPTVEKYANYLSDELNLKEQYNQNIEQTTAKKNTIETEVDSLSLDELMKQLNDKL, encoded by the coding sequence GTGTACACACAAAGAAATTTAGACACAGCAGTAGAACTGATTCAACAAAAAATTAAAAATCATATTTCTACCATTACTAAAATTCCTGTAACAAAATTAAAGATAGATGAAACATTCAAGTCATTAGGCGTTGATTCTTTGATGGCATTGCAACTAAAAAATAAAATACAATCAGACTTTAATATTACACTCAATGTTTCAAGTGTGTGGAGTTACCCAACTGTAGAAAAATATGCAAATTATCTTTCAGATGAATTAAATTTAAAAGAACAGTACAATCAAAATATAGAGCAAACAACAGCTAAAAAAAATACAATAGAAACAGAAGTAGATAGCCTAAGTTTAGATGAACTAATGAAACAATTGAACGATAAATTATAA
- a CDS encoding ATP-binding protein, with product MFIDKKQIIDRIHSDNSWWQENSIEIFFKKMSKRPYFDIFYPLVIEKEIKRAVVLMGPRRVGKTVMINHTIQKLIDEGIESNKICYFSIDTPTYSKIPLESLLIYFLEINKLNKNDDLYIFFDEIQYLNNWELHLKSLVDTYHNIKFIVSGSSAAALKLKSIESGAGRFTDFILPPLSFYEYLVLRYENSKEAIFWNENIEKNIDKLNSEFLYFINFGGYPEVSISKIAQENINRYLKNDIIEKVLLKDLPNLYGVQDIQELNVLFNYIAYNTGLEFSLDAIASNSGVAKNTIKKYLQYLEAAFLIHIVHRIDQNSKKFKKANFFKVYLTNTSLRSALFMSANKEDKNFGNIVESAIYAQYYHQRYILKNIYYARWNEGEVDVVILDPIYQKPYFALEIKWSNRFAEDPKQLRKILNFCNKNNIKTLHVTTIDILKEEYFGDILIKFIPAAILALIESSVAFKIQRDTSNLSIDELMKQLNDKI from the coding sequence ATGTTTATTGATAAAAAACAGATAATAGATAGAATACATTCAGATAATTCATGGTGGCAAGAAAATTCAATTGAAATTTTCTTCAAAAAAATGAGTAAACGACCATATTTTGATATTTTCTATCCATTAGTTATAGAAAAGGAAATAAAAAGAGCTGTTGTTTTAATGGGACCACGAAGGGTTGGAAAAACAGTGATGATTAATCATACAATACAAAAACTAATTGATGAAGGAATAGAAAGTAATAAAATATGCTATTTCTCTATAGATACTCCAACATATAGCAAAATACCGTTAGAAAGTTTACTAATATATTTTTTGGAAATCAATAAGCTCAATAAAAACGATGACCTATATATTTTTTTTGATGAAATTCAATACCTAAATAATTGGGAATTACATTTAAAATCATTAGTAGATACTTATCATAATATTAAATTTATAGTATCTGGTTCATCTGCGGCAGCCTTAAAATTAAAAAGCATAGAATCAGGTGCTGGAAGATTTACAGATTTTATTTTACCACCTCTTTCATTTTATGAATACTTAGTATTAAGGTATGAAAATTCTAAAGAAGCTATTTTTTGGAATGAGAACATAGAAAAAAATATTGACAAACTAAATTCAGAATTTCTTTATTTTATAAATTTTGGAGGTTATCCAGAAGTATCAATTTCTAAAATTGCGCAAGAAAACATAAATCGATATCTGAAAAATGATATTATTGAGAAAGTATTATTAAAAGATTTACCAAATTTGTATGGTGTTCAGGATATACAAGAATTAAATGTTTTATTTAATTATATCGCGTATAATACAGGATTAGAATTCTCTTTAGATGCTATTGCTTCAAATTCAGGAGTAGCAAAAAACACTATAAAAAAATATCTTCAATATCTAGAAGCAGCTTTCTTAATTCATATAGTACATAGAATAGATCAAAATAGTAAGAAATTTAAAAAGGCAAATTTCTTTAAAGTTTATTTAACTAATACATCTTTACGCAGTGCCTTATTTATGAGTGCTAATAAGGAAGATAAGAATTTTGGAAACATTGTAGAATCTGCAATATACGCACAGTATTATCACCAAAGATATATACTTAAAAATATATACTATGCTCGTTGGAATGAAGGTGAAGTAGATGTCGTAATACTTGACCCAATCTATCAAAAGCCATATTTTGCATTAGAAATAAAATGGTCTAATAGATTTGCAGAAGATCCAAAACAATTAAGAAAAATTCTAAATTTTTGCAACAAAAATAATATTAAAACTTTACATGTTACAACAATTGATATACTTAAAGAAGAATATTTTGGAGATATATTAATAAAATTTATACCAGCTGCTATTTTAGCATTGATAGAATCTAGTGTCGCTTTTAAAATACAACGCGATACTTCCAATTTGTCTATAGATGAACTAATGAAACAATTGAACGATAAAATATAA